AAGTACGCCGCGAGGGGCGCGCCGCCGACGGCGGAGGGCGTGACGGCCGACATGAAATCCCACGCCACCGCGCCTCGGATGCCGCCGAGCAGGGTCACCGTTCCCTGCGAGATGTAGCGCAGGCGGCTGCCGCCGAGCAGGATCCGCAGCCCGACGGCGGCGAACGCGAGCCACAGCAGGCCGCCGTTGAGGTCGCGCGCCATCTCGCGGAACGTGCCCGGCTCGTACGTGACGTACAAGATCGCGGCCAGCACGCCGACGCTGAGGAGCACCGGCACGAGCAGCCCCCGCAGCGAGAGCCGCTTCTGCGGGTCCACCTCCTCGCTGACCTCGGGCGGCAGCGCGGATTCGTCGAAGGAGAGGGGAGCGGGCGGGGGCATGCGGGCAAGAAGAGCGAGCGGCGGCGGAAGATAGGGTTCGCCGGAGCAGGGTCAGGCGCGGGACGGTGAAGAGTGCGCCCGAATCGAGCGCGCCGTTCTACGGGGCCGGAGCGCCGGAGGTGTCATCCTCAATGGCCGCTCTGAGCTTCTGGTACGTGTCGCGCAGTGCCTCGGGCACGACGCGCACGTCGGCGGTGACGGGCATGAAGTTCGTGTCGCCGCGCCACCGGGGGACGAGGTGGACGTGGAGGTGGTCCGGGATCCCCGCTCCGCTCGCGGCCCCTTGATTGAGGCCGACGTTGAACCCGTGGGGGGCGAGGGTCTGCCGGAGCCACCCCATCGCCCGGCCGATGAGGGCGGCGAGCTCGGCCTGCTCCGCCGTCGTGAGGGCTTCGTAGTCGGTGACGGCGCGGTAGGGGACGAGGAGGAGGTGGCCGTTATTGTATGGGTACAGGTTCATCACGACGAACAGATACTCGCCGCGCCAGAGGACGAGGTGCTCGCTGTCGCGTTCGGGCGCGGCGGCGATCCGCGAGAACACCGAGCCTTCGCCGTCGGGGCGGTGCTCCTGCTCGGCGTCGTGGAGGTACTGCGAGCGCCACGGGCTCCACATGCGGTCCATCGGATCGGGGATCGGAGAGGGAGAGAGGGAAGGCGAATCTACGATGGAGCCGGCCGCCGCAGCGCGGCCGGACACGCCGCTGTCATCGGGACGCCCGTACTTTCGCTCCTCCCACGCCACCCGATCCGATGCGCCGCGCCGACCTCCACACGCACACCACCGCCTCCGACGGGCGGCTCTCGCCGCCGGGCCTCGTGCAGAAGGCCCACCTTCGCGGTCTCGCCGCCCTCTCCATCACCGACCACGACACGCTCGCGGCTTATCCCACGGCCATCCTCGCCGCCGAAAAAGCCGGGATCGAGCTGATCCCCGGCGTGGAACTGAGCGCGAACGTGCACGGCCACGACGTCCACCTCCTCGGCTACGGGTTTGACCTCGCCGACGCCGGGCTGCGCGCGCACCTCGCCCGCTACCGAGAGGAGCGAGTCGGCCGCGCACGGGAGATGGTGGACCGGATGGCGGCGCTCGGCTATCCCGTGGCGTGGGAGCGGGTGCTGGAGATCGCCGGGGGCGGGGCGATCGGACGGCCGCACGTCGCCCGCGCCATCGTCGAGGCCGGGCACGCGGAGACGATCCAGGGCGCGTTCGCCGCGTTCATCGGCGACGACGCGCCGGCGTTCGTCCCGAAAGGCGAAGCCACGCCGGAAGAGTTGATCGCGTTGGTTCATGCGGCGGGCGGCGTGTGCACGATCGCCCATCCGGCTACGTTCGTCCGCGTCGCCCTCGTCGAGCGGCTCGTCGCGGCGGGCCTCGACGGGATCGAGACGGTCCACCCCGCGCACGACGCTGACCTGCAGGCGTATTGGCGCGGGATCGCGCACCGCTTCGGGCTCATCGAGACCGGTGGCTCCGACTACCACGGCTTCGGCGAGCACGACGACGAGCGGTTCGGGACGTACACCGTGCCGGCCGAGCGCGTCCGGCGGCTGCGGCGCGCGGCGTGAGGGCACGGCAGTCGGCCTTGCGAAACGGCACGGTGTGCGTATACTTCCCCCGTTTCTCCGACGTAAAACGTGATGCGTGAAACGTAAGGACGCCGGGCGCCCGGCATCCCCACGAGCCACCCCGACCGTTTTGCGTTTCACGTTTCACAGCCCCATGCCCAACGTCATCGAAGGATCGCTCGTCGCCTCCGAAGCCAGGTTCGCGATCGTAGCCGGCCGCTTCAACGAGTTCATCACGCGGCCCCTGCTGGAGGGCGCGCTCGACGCGCTCCGCCGCCACGGCGCCGACCTCGACGCTGTCGATGTGGCGTGGTGCCCCGGCGCGTTCGAGATCCCGCTCGTGGCGAAGAAGATGGCCGCGTCCGGGACCTATGACGCCGTGATCTGCCTCGGCGCCGTGATCCGCGGCGCGACTTCGCACTACGACTACGTGGCCGGCGGCGTCGCGAGCGGGATCGCCGAGGCGGCGTCGAGCACGGGCGTGCCCGTCCTCTTCGGCGTGCTCACGGTCGACTCCATCGAGCAGGCGATCGAGCGCGCCGGGACGAAGGCGGGCAACAAGGGCGCCGAGGCGGCCGTCGGCGCGATCGAGATGGTGAACCTCCTCCGGCAACTCTGATTCTCTTTTCTCACCTCCGCATCGAGTACCGCATCGAGCCGTTCGTTACGCCCCAGTTTTGAATCCTCGCGCGGCAGCCTGCCGCGCTCTCTGCCGATCCACCCTGGAGCTTTCGCCGATGCGTTCCCTGCTCGTTCTCCTCTTCGCCGTCCTCCTCCTCGCGCCCGCCGCAGCCGCTCAGAACGAGCGGTGGCAGGCGCAACCCTCGCTCCGCAACGTACAGGCGCTGGGCGCATCCGAGACCGCCGTGTGGGTGGGGACGGAGGGCGGCGTCTACAGCTACACCCTCGCCTCAGGCGAGATCGAGCGGTTTACCCCCGTGCAGGGCCTCAGCCGCGTCGACGTGCAAGCTATCACGTATGATGGCGCGCGCGATGCGGTGTGGATCGGTTACGCGGACGGCGTGCTCGACCGCCTCGATGTGCCGACCGGCGCCGTCGAGTCGTTCTTCGACA
This genomic stretch from Rhodothermales bacterium harbors:
- the ribE gene encoding 6,7-dimethyl-8-ribityllumazine synthase, translated to MPNVIEGSLVASEARFAIVAGRFNEFITRPLLEGALDALRRHGADLDAVDVAWCPGAFEIPLVAKKMAASGTYDAVICLGAVIRGATSHYDYVAGGVASGIAEAASSTGVPVLFGVLTVDSIEQAIERAGTKAGNKGAEAAVGAIEMVNLLRQL
- a CDS encoding PHP domain-containing protein; the encoded protein is MRRADLHTHTTASDGRLSPPGLVQKAHLRGLAALSITDHDTLAAYPTAILAAEKAGIELIPGVELSANVHGHDVHLLGYGFDLADAGLRAHLARYREERVGRAREMVDRMAALGYPVAWERVLEIAGGGAIGRPHVARAIVEAGHAETIQGAFAAFIGDDAPAFVPKGEATPEELIALVHAAGGVCTIAHPATFVRVALVERLVAAGLDGIETVHPAHDADLQAYWRGIAHRFGLIETGGSDYHGFGEHDDERFGTYTVPAERVRRLRRAA
- a CDS encoding HIT domain-containing protein, which gives rise to MDRMWSPWRSQYLHDAEQEHRPDGEGSVFSRIAAAPERDSEHLVLWRGEYLFVVMNLYPYNNGHLLLVPYRAVTDYEALTTAEQAELAALIGRAMGWLRQTLAPHGFNVGLNQGAASGAGIPDHLHVHLVPRWRGDTNFMPVTADVRVVPEALRDTYQKLRAAIEDDTSGAPAP